The Candidatus Schekmanbacteria bacterium genomic interval GCGGTTAAAGAAGGAGTAGAAGCTGTCAGAAAAAAATCGGGAGCAAAAATATATGCTTAAGGTAGTTCTTGATACCAACGTTTTGATTAGCGCTACTTTATCTCCTAAAGGTAATCCATCTCAAATCATCAAGGCTTGGCGAGAAAAGAAATTCAGGCTCATTATTTCTTACAGTTTATTAGAAGAGATAGAACGAGTTATTTTCTATCCTAAAGTTAGAAAATATAGTGATTGGAGCAAAGAAGAAATAAACGATTTTTTAAAAGAAATAAAACAAGTCTCCGTTATTAAAGAATCAACGAGATTTTTCTCAGAGATAATCAAGGATGACCCAGATGATGATAAATTTATTATTACAGCCATTGAAGGAAAAGCTAATTATATTGTAAGTGGAGACCAGCACCTGTTGAAACTCAAAACTTACCAAGGTATAAAAATTATCACTCCGGCTAACT includes:
- a CDS encoding putative toxin-antitoxin system toxin component, PIN family, producing the protein MLKVVLDTNVLISATLSPKGNPSQIIKAWREKKFRLIISYSLLEEIERVIFYPKVRKYSDWSKEEINDFLKEIKQVSVIKESTRFFSEIIKDDPDDDKFIITAIEGKANYIVSGDQHLLKLKTYQGIKIITPANFLKILKDL